Proteins co-encoded in one Leptospira inadai serovar Lyme str. 10 genomic window:
- the lpxB gene encoding lipid-A-disaccharide synthase translates to MVTSRKSIAPKKTSQKPKKGPEKNKQDVREWTESSSPVFLFLAGEHSGDLLGGELIKELKKTYPDSPYFGVGGPRMIEEGFDSIENMEELSVIGFTAVLFKYKFLRALMERIVEEAVARSCTHAVLVDYPGFNLRLAKRLKALGIKIIFYVSPQLWAWKFDRIFTIKENVDLMLVLFPFEKELYDKYEVRSVFVGHPIAQRIKEKIKKELPIPKTGEDRPHSSFIITLMPGSRSGEIRRILGTLMQTAKLLHSDLEAEKKHVRFLLPNINIREEEYIQRSIEQAQAQLPGLNIEYFFDRSLRAIEAADLVLVASGTATLEVVYFEKPMIILYKVSFLTYVIASRFIRTQFIGLINILSGRETVRELIQAECTPEVAREEALAILKNKKYRNSMIEEISSVKQSLGDDPSSRNAAKAIVHFLKEKQ, encoded by the coding sequence GTGGTAACCTCTCGAAAATCAATCGCACCCAAAAAAACGTCCCAAAAGCCTAAAAAAGGTCCCGAAAAGAACAAACAGGACGTTCGAGAATGGACCGAAAGTTCCTCTCCCGTATTTCTTTTTCTGGCCGGAGAGCATTCCGGCGATCTACTCGGAGGAGAACTCATCAAGGAATTGAAGAAGACGTACCCGGATTCTCCTTACTTTGGCGTAGGTGGTCCCCGCATGATCGAGGAAGGATTCGACTCCATCGAAAATATGGAGGAACTCTCGGTGATCGGTTTTACCGCCGTTCTATTCAAGTATAAATTTCTGAGAGCCCTTATGGAACGAATCGTGGAGGAAGCGGTAGCGCGTTCCTGCACTCACGCCGTGTTAGTCGATTATCCGGGATTTAATCTACGGTTAGCGAAGCGGTTAAAAGCTCTCGGTATCAAAATAATCTTTTACGTTTCTCCGCAACTATGGGCCTGGAAATTCGATCGGATATTTACCATAAAGGAAAATGTGGACTTAATGTTGGTTCTATTTCCGTTTGAAAAAGAATTATACGATAAATACGAGGTTCGTAGCGTTTTCGTCGGTCATCCGATTGCCCAACGGATAAAGGAAAAAATCAAGAAGGAGCTCCCGATTCCGAAAACGGGAGAAGATCGTCCGCATTCTTCGTTTATCATAACGTTAATGCCCGGGTCTCGAAGCGGAGAGATTAGGCGTATTTTAGGAACTCTAATGCAAACAGCAAAACTGCTGCACTCGGATCTAGAGGCCGAAAAAAAACACGTTCGATTCCTTCTTCCTAATATAAATATTAGAGAAGAAGAGTATATCCAAAGATCCATCGAACAAGCCCAAGCTCAGCTTCCGGGATTGAATATCGAATATTTTTTCGATAGATCCCTGCGTGCAATCGAGGCGGCGGATTTGGTTCTTGTAGCATCGGGCACCGCCACGTTAGAAGTCGTTTATTTTGAAAAACCCATGATCATCCTCTATAAAGTCAGTTTCTTAACTTACGTAATCGCTTCCCGGTTTATAAGAACTCAGTTTATAGGATTAATTAACATCCTTTCAGGAAGGGAAACCGTGAGAGAACTGATTCAGGCGGAATGTACTCCCGAAGTCGCTCGCGAGGAAGCCCTCGCGATCCTAAAGAATAAGAAATATAGAAATTCGATGATAGAAGAAATCTCCTCCGTCAAACAATCGTTAGGAGACGATCCGAGTTCGCGAAATGCCGCAAAAGCGATCGTGCATTTTCTAAAAGAGAAACAATAA
- a CDS encoding tetratricopeptide repeat protein, translated as MNKYLTILILGNLALFSCATAQRDTTVSANLESQVRAEIKIIDAQLQTTSPEDKKRSELLLQKSKLLLKIESFKEASLVLKELQNSKEGKNLLHLDHYLGSAYLGINDYGNAIVHFRKSDNIDRDFESANRKKMWAKAYFEDEKYGQALGILGRAARDKNFEKDLFYYETVVVSFYRIKEYKRCQMVLEEGLQKFPESAVLRETSEKIAQLLPR; from the coding sequence ATGAATAAATATCTCACGATATTGATACTCGGAAACCTAGCTCTCTTTTCCTGCGCAACGGCACAAAGAGATACCACGGTTTCGGCTAATTTGGAGTCCCAGGTTAGAGCCGAGATAAAAATCATAGACGCCCAACTGCAAACGACCAGCCCAGAAGACAAAAAAAGGTCGGAACTCCTTCTTCAAAAATCAAAACTTTTATTGAAAATCGAATCCTTTAAGGAAGCTTCCCTTGTTTTAAAGGAACTCCAAAATTCCAAGGAAGGAAAAAACCTTCTGCATCTGGATCATTATCTAGGTTCAGCGTATTTGGGAATTAACGATTACGGTAATGCGATCGTTCACTTCCGCAAATCCGATAATATCGATAGGGACTTTGAATCGGCCAATCGTAAAAAAATGTGGGCAAAAGCCTATTTCGAAGACGAAAAATACGGTCAGGCTCTAGGAATTCTAGGTCGTGCGGCTCGGGACAAGAATTTTGAGAAAGACTTGTTCTATTACGAAACTGTTGTCGTTAGTTTCTATCGGATTAAGGAATACAAAAGATGCCAGATGGTTCTGGAAGAAGGATTGCAGAAATTTCCAGAGAGCGCCGTACTAAGGGAGACCTCGGAAAAAATCGCGCAACTCCTTCCGCGATAA
- a CDS encoding LIC_12586 family protein: protein MERPSFRRISVSAIIILLVLAAAKEGAEWYFVRRVLDLRAVKELSRNFINEELGRAVALGVVEYEFPNHVFIEDLKISSDEDFAAQHLIFKANKIELILRGLWKGTPSVRAIRIRDAQISLDLEDKISGEILGYIHKVNIPEIRLENTTVSISKGEKKLLEEVRGVDFLIRKEGSKISVGISDSVFPWPGLRYVNGTFVTDIGSKGMSLSLDFRNARASAIGGLYSEFSPFFPQSGKISGKAVLETDGTRLNVSGKTEFSGVTGEVLQDLPLREEPWLWKNVDLDHEWARSSQELTYKEYHRIHDGNDFLELARDRTDKGLRSWNLKLEVADMDRLRDFLPLSGQLESFGGGVKLFWRGMETGNFGDWLKFESNLIVRNFRWKDGDLDLKIDEGKLQWNLAGIFEASLKGSQFGFPLTAKAKGKTAFKKAFKGDGSAYYPLQGEYNLELDTESLVLEDYLTWYRSLRQMVREDVRTRMEKLIPEIRFVRTPVFKYFLEFPTGNLTAHSKQVRLQKSLPNMGELSLNVKLIPYQSRLEGKLIGVAEAKISSYFTYGNESPYFNFDFEAVQLPWKIPAFRFCGKDLISDTVTGKGNIRFFGNNFLDFYDHFNFSLQEVRLEGLRWTGAANFPLPLQPGFEMEFDYSDPGNPPLRNLSWKSGNFNATAAVYVEPSALRYSVTGSSQSISSDSFIPAVSTPFFTKFRETKDACVLE, encoded by the coding sequence ATGGAGCGTCCTTCGTTTCGGAGGATATCCGTATCCGCGATTATTATTCTTCTAGTTCTGGCGGCGGCGAAAGAAGGCGCGGAATGGTATTTTGTTCGGCGCGTCCTGGATCTGCGTGCAGTTAAGGAACTTTCCCGGAACTTTATAAACGAAGAATTGGGTAGGGCGGTCGCCCTCGGCGTCGTGGAATACGAATTTCCGAATCACGTCTTCATCGAAGATCTAAAGATTTCCAGCGACGAGGACTTTGCGGCCCAACATCTCATCTTTAAGGCCAACAAAATCGAATTAATTTTGCGCGGTCTTTGGAAAGGAACTCCCTCGGTGAGAGCCATTCGGATTCGGGACGCGCAAATCTCTTTGGATCTGGAGGATAAAATCTCGGGTGAAATTCTAGGATATATCCACAAAGTGAATATTCCCGAGATTCGATTGGAAAATACGACCGTGTCGATTTCCAAAGGAGAAAAAAAGCTATTAGAAGAAGTTCGAGGAGTCGATTTTCTGATTCGCAAAGAAGGATCGAAAATCAGCGTGGGAATTTCGGATTCGGTTTTTCCTTGGCCCGGTCTACGTTACGTTAACGGAACGTTCGTCACGGATATCGGCTCGAAAGGGATGTCCCTTTCATTAGATTTTAGGAATGCTAGAGCGAGTGCAATCGGAGGTTTGTATTCTGAATTTTCGCCTTTCTTTCCGCAAAGCGGCAAAATTTCGGGTAAAGCGGTACTTGAGACGGATGGAACTCGTTTAAACGTGAGCGGGAAAACGGAATTTTCGGGGGTAACCGGAGAGGTCCTTCAGGATTTACCTCTTCGCGAAGAACCCTGGCTTTGGAAGAACGTTGATCTGGATCACGAATGGGCGCGCTCATCCCAGGAACTAACCTATAAAGAATACCATCGAATCCACGATGGGAACGATTTCTTGGAACTCGCGAGAGATAGAACGGATAAGGGTCTACGTTCTTGGAATTTAAAATTGGAAGTGGCGGATATGGATCGCCTTCGGGATTTTCTACCTCTAAGCGGACAATTAGAATCCTTCGGAGGCGGAGTAAAATTGTTCTGGAGAGGTATGGAAACAGGCAATTTCGGAGATTGGTTGAAATTCGAGAGCAACTTGATAGTTAGAAACTTCAGATGGAAGGATGGAGATTTGGATCTGAAGATCGACGAAGGAAAACTCCAGTGGAATCTTGCCGGAATATTCGAAGCCAGTTTGAAAGGTTCCCAATTCGGGTTCCCGCTAACCGCAAAAGCGAAAGGAAAGACGGCATTTAAGAAGGCTTTTAAGGGCGACGGTTCGGCGTACTACCCTTTGCAGGGAGAATATAATCTCGAGTTGGATACCGAGTCACTGGTATTGGAAGATTACTTAACCTGGTACCGAAGTTTAAGACAGATGGTCCGAGAAGATGTTCGAACTCGGATGGAAAAATTGATTCCTGAAATCCGCTTTGTTCGTACGCCCGTCTTTAAATATTTTTTGGAATTTCCTACCGGCAATCTAACGGCGCATTCGAAGCAGGTTCGCTTGCAAAAAAGTCTCCCTAATATGGGCGAATTATCGCTGAATGTTAAGTTAATTCCGTATCAATCCAGATTGGAAGGGAAACTCATCGGTGTGGCGGAGGCGAAAATTAGCTCTTATTTTACGTACGGGAACGAAAGTCCGTATTTTAATTTCGATTTCGAAGCCGTTCAACTCCCTTGGAAAATTCCGGCGTTTCGATTTTGCGGAAAAGATTTAATTTCCGATACCGTCACCGGAAAAGGGAATATTCGATTCTTTGGAAATAATTTTCTGGATTTTTACGATCATTTCAATTTTAGTTTGCAGGAAGTTCGGCTCGAGGGATTACGCTGGACGGGAGCCGCCAACTTTCCTTTACCGCTTCAGCCGGGTTTTGAAATGGAATTCGATTACAGCGACCCGGGTAACCCGCCTCTGCGCAATCTTTCCTGGAAATCGGGAAATTTTAACGCGACTGCGGCAGTTTATGTGGAACCCTCCGCTTTGCGCTATTCCGTCACCGGGAGTTCCCAATCGATATCTTCCGATTCGTTTATCCCGGCAGTTTCGACTCCGTTCTTTACGAAGTTTCGTGAAACGAAAGATGCCTGTGTTTTAGAGTAA
- a CDS encoding ATP-dependent helicase: protein MKLNPEQEKAVQTVHGPLLIFAGAGSGKTRVISNRISHMVQDHHIPASKIVALSFTNKSAKEMAERVRKLVPRNLLKGIVLSTFHSLGLGILKKHIEKLGYKQPFLLLNQADQEGLITGMLVAQKIEPKRAQVSEILGKISRVKNSGPEYLEFLRTSINEGDLTASSLFQQYQDSLKEQNCIDFDDLILLPSRLLVDFEEVREEYHKKFQYFMVDEFQDTNRTQYEFLRALMGTSDNLCVVGDDDQSIYAFRGSDVSLILGFEKDFPTATVIRLLENYRSTDVIVSAANSLIRHNSSRREKELYSRVPGARKVKYVERIDEKDEAEWVADSIREEIIKEARKGSQVAILFRTNFQSRPFEEVFRARDMPYKVVGGYNFFDRKEVRDLISYIRLIANQKDDASLLRIINYPKRGIGPGSISLVHEKAGHTKESLYETLFRVCESPDFIPDLNRKVASEIYNFVNLIEKAKKKFSSSPRLFFALRELIADLALEKEIILEEKEEKVAKARIYNMSELVNMLAFFEENNESGEKPTLFDFINRLAMLMEDAPNDEKEDNRVQLLTIHQSKGLEFESVYVVGLEEGILPNGRIATEENAVDEERRLMYVAMTRAKAHLCLTGAANRRKFGEQLSSEPSRFLKEIDSDTLDWLSNEETRQQETDDFLQELEKLKTG, encoded by the coding sequence ATGAAGCTGAACCCAGAACAGGAAAAAGCGGTGCAAACCGTTCACGGTCCTCTACTTATTTTCGCCGGTGCAGGATCCGGTAAGACCAGAGTGATATCGAATCGGATTTCTCATATGGTCCAGGACCATCATATTCCCGCTTCCAAGATCGTCGCTCTGTCCTTTACGAATAAGAGTGCGAAAGAAATGGCGGAACGAGTTCGGAAATTGGTTCCCCGCAATTTACTGAAAGGAATCGTTTTATCCACCTTCCACTCGTTGGGGCTGGGAATTCTAAAAAAGCATATCGAAAAATTAGGTTATAAGCAACCGTTCCTTCTACTCAACCAAGCGGACCAGGAAGGCTTGATTACCGGTATGCTCGTCGCTCAAAAAATAGAGCCGAAGCGAGCACAGGTAAGCGAGATTCTCGGAAAGATTTCCCGAGTCAAAAACTCGGGACCGGAATATCTGGAATTCCTTCGCACTTCGATTAACGAAGGCGATTTAACGGCATCGTCTCTTTTCCAGCAATACCAAGATTCTTTGAAAGAGCAAAACTGCATCGACTTCGACGATTTAATCCTTTTACCGTCCAGGCTATTGGTCGATTTCGAGGAAGTTAGGGAAGAATATCATAAAAAGTTCCAGTATTTCATGGTCGACGAGTTTCAAGATACGAACCGAACCCAATACGAATTCCTGCGCGCTTTGATGGGGACTTCCGATAACCTCTGCGTAGTCGGAGATGACGATCAATCCATATACGCGTTTCGCGGATCCGACGTTAGTCTTATTCTCGGTTTCGAAAAGGATTTTCCAACCGCGACCGTGATTCGCCTTCTTGAGAATTATCGATCCACCGATGTTATCGTGTCCGCCGCGAATTCCTTAATTCGTCATAACTCTTCCCGCCGAGAGAAGGAACTTTATTCCAGAGTTCCGGGTGCTAGGAAGGTAAAATATGTGGAACGGATCGACGAAAAGGACGAAGCGGAATGGGTAGCCGATAGTATTCGGGAAGAAATCATCAAAGAAGCTCGAAAGGGAAGCCAGGTCGCGATTCTGTTCCGAACCAATTTTCAATCCCGTCCTTTCGAAGAAGTCTTCAGGGCCAGAGACATGCCTTACAAAGTGGTCGGCGGTTATAATTTCTTCGATAGGAAAGAGGTTCGGGATTTAATTTCTTATATCCGTTTGATCGCCAATCAAAAGGATGATGCGTCCCTCTTACGCATTATCAACTACCCGAAACGTGGGATCGGCCCGGGCTCGATTTCACTGGTGCACGAAAAGGCTGGGCATACTAAGGAGTCGTTGTACGAAACCTTGTTTCGTGTTTGCGAGTCTCCGGATTTTATTCCCGATTTGAATCGAAAGGTCGCTTCCGAGATCTATAACTTCGTTAATCTGATAGAGAAGGCTAAGAAAAAATTTTCTTCCTCGCCCCGACTCTTTTTCGCCTTGCGCGAGTTAATCGCGGATTTGGCTCTGGAAAAGGAAATCATTTTGGAGGAGAAAGAGGAGAAAGTCGCGAAAGCTAGGATCTATAATATGTCGGAACTTGTGAATATGTTGGCTTTTTTCGAGGAAAATAACGAATCCGGCGAAAAACCGACCCTTTTTGACTTTATTAACCGACTTGCGATGCTTATGGAGGACGCGCCTAACGATGAGAAAGAGGATAACAGGGTCCAGTTATTAACCATCCACCAATCCAAGGGGCTGGAATTCGAGTCGGTGTATGTCGTAGGCTTGGAGGAGGGAATTTTGCCGAACGGTAGGATTGCCACCGAAGAAAATGCCGTGGATGAGGAACGCAGGTTGATGTATGTGGCGATGACTCGAGCCAAAGCTCATTTATGCTTGACAGGGGCCGCAAATCGCCGCAAATTTGGGGAGCAACTGAGTTCGGAACCGTCTCGGTTCCTAAAAGAGATCGACTCCGACACCCTAGATTGGCTCTCCAATGAGGAGACTAGGCAACAGGAGACGGATGACTTTCTCCAAGAACTTGAAAAATTGAAAACGGGATGA